The Labrus bergylta chromosome 15, fLabBer1.1, whole genome shotgun sequence genome includes a region encoding these proteins:
- the nt5e gene encoding LOW QUALITY PROTEIN: 5'-nucleotidase (The sequence of the model RefSeq protein was modified relative to this genomic sequence to represent the inferred CDS: inserted 2 bases in 2 codons) — protein sequence MLPARPERSALPRLFLSLLLAFSVSSSSAAWDLVLLHTNDVHARVEETSKHSGKXAEGSSSGCFAGVARRATEVKRIRSSESNVLLLDAGDQFXGTVWFNYYKGAEAAHFMNKLQYDAMVFGNHEFDNGVEGLMKPFMENIKCPVLSANIKPDKTLASTFGTSYLPYKILNVGGEKVGVVGYTSQETSALSKPGPHLKFEDEVPALQLQVDKLQTLGVNKIIALGHSGFTMDQEIAKKVRGVDVVIGGHTNTFLYTGTPPSSEVPAGLYPFMVKSDDGRQVPVVQAYAFGKYLGYLKVTFDGAGNVVKSTGNPILLDGSIAQDPEFLADVEEWKKNLANYSAQEVGKTLVFLNGTTEECRFRECNLGNLICDAMLDNNIRFSDGVLWNHVSACLLNGGGVRTSIDERAGNGSITLEDLIAVLPFGGTYDLVQLKGATLRKAFEHSVRRYGQSTGEFLQVSGFRVEFDLSKPPGSRVKSLTILCTKCRVPQYERVEDETVYKVVLPSYMVTGGDGFSMIKDEILKHDSGDLDLSVVSHYVELRKKVYPSVEGRIKIYNSASGLRGQTAPLVLLVSLGLLWTLFCTL from the exons ATGTTGCCGGCGCGTCCGGAGCGGAGCGCTCTGCCACGGCTCTTCCTTTCCCTCCTGCTGGCCTTCTCcgtgtcctcctcctccgcagCCTGGGACCTGGTTCTCCTCCACACCAACGACGTGCACGCCCGGGTGGAGGAGACCAGCAAACACTCGGGGA ATGCGGAGGGCAGCAGCAGCGGGTGTTTCGCCGGAGTGGCCCGCAGAGCCACGGAGGTCAAGAGGATCCGCAGCTCCGAGAGCAACGTGCTGCTGCTGGACGCCGGAGACCAGT CAGGGACAGTTTGGTTTAATTATTACAAAGGAGCCGAGGCTGCGCACTTCATGAACAAACTACAGTACGATGCCATG gTTTTTGGAAATCACGAGTTTGACAACGGAGTGGAAGGACTCATGAAACCGTTCATGGAGAATATCAAGTGTCCCGTTCTCAGCGCTAACATCAAACCTGACAAGACTCTGGCCTCGACGTTTGGAACCTCATACTTGCCTTATAAGATCCTCAACGTGGGCGGGGAGAAGGTGGGCGTGGTGGGATACACGTCACAGGAAACTTCAGCTCTGTCTAAACCTG gaCCTCACCTGAAGTTCGAGGATGAGGTTCCCGCCCTTCAGCTGCAGGTGGACAAACTGCAGACTCTGGGAGTGAATAAGATCATCGCTCTGGGTCACTCAGGATTCACCATGGATCAGGAGATCGCCAAGAAGGTCAGAGGGGTGGACGTCGTCATCGGTGGACACACCAACACCTTCCTCTACACAG GAACGCCTCCGTCTTCTGAAGTCCCCGCTGGTCTCTATCCCTTCATGGTGAAATCAGACGACGGGCGGCAGGTTCCTGTCGTGCAGGCCTACGCCTTCGGGAAATATCTGGGTTATCTTAAAGTGACCTTTGATGGTGCTGGAAATGTAGTGAAGTCCACGGGAAACCCCATCCTGCTGGACGGCAGCATCGCTCAAG ATCCGGAGTTTCTTGCGGACGTTGAGGAATGGAAAAAGAATCTGGCCAACTACTCGGCCCAGGAGGTGGGAAAGACTCTGGTCTTCCTGAACGGGACCACCGAAGAGTGCCGCTTTCGGGAATGCAACCTGGGAAACTTGATCTGTGATGCCATG CTCGACAACAACATCCGATTCTCAGACGGCGTCCTGTGGAACCATGTCAGCGCCTGCCTGTTAAACGGAGGAGGCGTCCGCACGTCGATTGACGAACGCGCGGGAAACG GTTCAATCACCTTGGAGGACCTGATCGCCGTCTTACCTTTCGGGGGAACCTACGACCTGGTGCAGCTGAAGGGCGCCACGCTGAGGAAAGCCTTCGAACACTCAGTGAGGCGATACGGCCAGAGCACCGGAGAGTTCCTCCAAGTATCAG GATTCCGTGTAGAGTTCGACCTTTCCAAACCTCCGGGGTCTCGTGTGAAGAGCCTCACCATCCTCTGCACTAAATGTCGTGTTCCTCAATACGAGCGCGTCGAGGACGAGACGGTGTACAAAGTCGTCCTGCCGTCCTACATGGTGACGGGCGGAGACGGATTCTCCATGATCAAAGACGAGATCCTCAAACACGACAGCG GGGATTTAGACCTTTCAGTCGTGTCGCACTACGTCGAGCTGAGAAAGAAAGTTTATCCGTCTGTGGAAGGACGCATCAAGATCTACAACTCAGCTTCTGGACTGCGAGGACAAACCGCCCCGCTGGTTTTACTGGTTTCACTGGGACTGCTCTGGACTCTGTTTTGTACTCTGTGA